The following are encoded in a window of Scleropages formosus chromosome 7, fSclFor1.1, whole genome shotgun sequence genomic DNA:
- the LOC108937597 gene encoding insulin-like growth factor-binding protein 1, whose amino-acid sequence MSGFARLSYCLFAALLASGPLARVVRASSDLAPKPIRCAPCTPERLRECPPVAPECADVQREPGCGCCSVCALSKGERCGVYTAHCGIGLRCTPEPNDPRPIHTLIHGQAICTESSGPAASQRPGDLETTPDQGSVLYMLQQNKPGDPKDTADGQESIRAKINAIQNKLVVCGPCHKALHQALDTIAASQNKLGEEFATFYLPNCDKHGFYKAKQCESSLEGREARCWCVSSWNGQRIAGTKDLLEDTDCQLDLS is encoded by the exons ATGAGCGGCTTCGCGCGCCTAAGCTACTGCCTATTCGCGGCCCTCCTCGCGAGCGGCCCGTTAGCGCGAGTGGTGCGCGCCTCGTCCGACTTGGCGCCAAAGCCGATCCGCTGCGCGCCCTGCACGCCCGAGAGGCTGCGCGAGTGCCCGCCGGTGGCTCCCGAGTGTGCGGACGTGCAGCGCGAGCCGGGCTGCGGCTGCTGCAGCGTGTGCGCGCTAAGCAAAGGCGAGCGCTGCGGCGTGTACACGGCGCACTGCGGGATCGGGCTACGCTGCACCCCGGAGCCCAACGACCCGCGGCCTATCCACACGCTCATCCACGGACAGGCCATATGCACGGAGTCGAGCGGTCCAGCGGCTTCCCAGAGGCCCG GTGATCTGGAAACTACTCCAGACCAGGGCTCCGTTCTCTACATGCTGCAACAGAACAAACCTGGGGATCCGAAGGACACGGCAGATGGCCAGGAGAGCATTAGGGCCAAGATCAATGCCATCCAGAACAAGCTGGTTGTGTGT GGTCCTTGCCACAAGGCGCTGCACCAGGCGCTGGACACAATTGCTGCTTCCCAGAACAAACTAGGCGAGGAGTTCGCTACCTTCTACCTTCCCAACTGCGATAAGCATGGCTTCTACAAGGCAAAACAG TGCGAGTCCTCCCTGGAGGGCCGGGAAGCACGGTGCTGGTGCGTGTCCTCCTGGAATGGCCAGAGGATTGCAGGGACCAAAGACCTGCTGGAGGACACCGACTGCCAGCTGGATCTGTCCTGA
- the LOC108937708 gene encoding insulin-like growth factor-binding protein 3 isoform X2: MRSARAALCVAAALAALAQPVLAAGPVVRCGPCDAGALELCAPLPEGCAERVREPGCGCCVTCALLEGEPCGVYTRRCGAGLKCGMRPGETKPLRALLEGRGVCTGTGTGAGALGTPSPGNTETTTDVVEEASASSTGTGELRVTPGAQEPWMAPPHAKAEVIRKEQIRQTQSFKVEQLPGSARTEGHGQGVPSMTQPEYGPCRREMDSIMNNLKGSNTLNPKSFRIPNCDKRGFYKKKQCRPSKGRRRGICWCVDKYGQPIPGFVRWEKGVTQCPGLDNK; the protein is encoded by the exons ATGCGCTCCGCGCGCGCCGCGCTCTGCGTCGCGGCTGCGCTCGCAGCCCTCGCGCAGCCGGTGCTCGCCGCCGGGCCGGTCGTGCGCTGCGGGCCGTGCGACGCGGGCGCTCTGGAGTTGTGCGCGCCGCTGCCCGAGGGCTGCGCCGAGCGCGTGCGCGAGCCGGGTTGCGGCTGCTGCGTGACTTGCGCGCTGCTCGAGGGCGAGCCCTGCGGGGTGTACACGCGACGCTGCGGCGCGGGACTGAAGTGCGGCATGCGCCCGGGGGAGACGAAGCCCCTGCGCGCCCTGTTGGAGGGACGGGGGGTGTGCACCGGCACCGGCACCGGCGCCGGGGCTCTCGGGACACCGTCGCCGG GGAATACGGAGACCACCACAGACGTGGTGGAGGAGGCGAGCGCCAGCAGCACGGGCACCGGGGAGCTGAGGGTCACACCAGGAGCGCAGGAGCCGTGGATGGCCCCTCCGCATGCCAAAGCGGAGGTCATCAGGAAGGAGCAGATCCGCCAAACCCAGAGCTTCAAAGTGGAGCAGCTGCCTGGGAGCGCTCGCACAGAAGGGCATGGACAGGGCGTCCCATCAATGACACAACCCGAGTAT GGTCCGTGTCGGAGGGAGATGGACAGCATAATGAACAACCTGAAAGGTAGCAACACGCTGAACCCCAAAAGTTTCCGCATTCCCAACTGTGACAAAAGGGGCTTCTACAAGAAAAAACAG TGCCGCCCATCGAAAGGCCGGAGGCGAGGCATCTGCTGGTGCGTTGACAAGTACGGCCAGCCGATTCCAGGCTTCGTCAGGTGGGAGAAGGGGGTGACCCAGTGCCCTGGCCTTGATAACAAGTGA
- the LOC108937708 gene encoding insulin-like growth factor-binding protein 3 isoform X1, translating to MRSARAALCVAAALAALAQPVLAAGPVVRCGPCDAGALELCAPLPEGCAERVREPGCGCCVTCALLEGEPCGVYTRRCGAGLKCGMRPGETKPLRALLEGRGVCTGTGTGAGALGTPSPGERGNTETTTDVVEEASASSTGTGELRVTPGAQEPWMAPPHAKAEVIRKEQIRQTQSFKVEQLPGSARTEGHGQGVPSMTQPEYGPCRREMDSIMNNLKGSNTLNPKSFRIPNCDKRGFYKKKQCRPSKGRRRGICWCVDKYGQPIPGFVRWEKGVTQCPGLDNK from the exons ATGCGCTCCGCGCGCGCCGCGCTCTGCGTCGCGGCTGCGCTCGCAGCCCTCGCGCAGCCGGTGCTCGCCGCCGGGCCGGTCGTGCGCTGCGGGCCGTGCGACGCGGGCGCTCTGGAGTTGTGCGCGCCGCTGCCCGAGGGCTGCGCCGAGCGCGTGCGCGAGCCGGGTTGCGGCTGCTGCGTGACTTGCGCGCTGCTCGAGGGCGAGCCCTGCGGGGTGTACACGCGACGCTGCGGCGCGGGACTGAAGTGCGGCATGCGCCCGGGGGAGACGAAGCCCCTGCGCGCCCTGTTGGAGGGACGGGGGGTGTGCACCGGCACCGGCACCGGCGCCGGGGCTCTCGGGACACCGTCGCCGGGTGAGCGAG GGAATACGGAGACCACCACAGACGTGGTGGAGGAGGCGAGCGCCAGCAGCACGGGCACCGGGGAGCTGAGGGTCACACCAGGAGCGCAGGAGCCGTGGATGGCCCCTCCGCATGCCAAAGCGGAGGTCATCAGGAAGGAGCAGATCCGCCAAACCCAGAGCTTCAAAGTGGAGCAGCTGCCTGGGAGCGCTCGCACAGAAGGGCATGGACAGGGCGTCCCATCAATGACACAACCCGAGTAT GGTCCGTGTCGGAGGGAGATGGACAGCATAATGAACAACCTGAAAGGTAGCAACACGCTGAACCCCAAAAGTTTCCGCATTCCCAACTGTGACAAAAGGGGCTTCTACAAGAAAAAACAG TGCCGCCCATCGAAAGGCCGGAGGCGAGGCATCTGCTGGTGCGTTGACAAGTACGGCCAGCCGATTCCAGGCTTCGTCAGGTGGGAGAAGGGGGTGACCCAGTGCCCTGGCCTTGATAACAAGTGA